TATTCTTAAAATGGTAGACGGCGTACTGCTTGTCGTAGATGCATATGAAGGCTGTATGCCACAAACACGGTTCGTTCTGAAGAAAGCACTGGAGCAGAAATTGACTCCTGTTGTCGTCTTGAACAAGATTGACCGTCCGAACGCCCGCCCTGATGAAGTTGTTGATGAAGTTCTGGACTTGTTCATAGAACTGGGTGCAGATGACGAACAGCTGGAATTCCCTGTTGTCTATGCTTCTGCATTGAACGGTACTTCCGGTGATGAGCCTGAGGATCAGCAGGAGACGATGGACCCGATCTTTAAACTGATCATGAACAACATCCCTGCACCAGTGGATACGAAGGATGAGCCGCTTCAGTACCAGGTAACATTGCTTGATTACAATGATTATCTTGGACGTATCGGTATCGGCCGTGTATTCAACGGTACGATCAAAGTTGGACAGCAGGTATCTCTAATGAAGAAAGACGGTTCCGTTAAAAACTTCCGCGTTTCCAAGCTGTTCGGATTCATCGGTCTGAAACGTGTCGAAATCGAAGAAGCGAAAGCTGGAGACATCATCGCTCTTGCGGGTATGGAAGATATCAACGTCGGAGAAACGGTTTGCAGCCCTGAACATCAGGAAGCAATGGAAATCCCACGTATTGATGAACCAACCCTTCAAATGACATTCCTTGTCAACAACAGTCCTTTCGCTGGACGTGAAGGTAAGTTCGTAACGTCCCGTCAAATTGAAGAGCGTCTGATGACACAGCTCGAGACTGACGTAAGTCTTCGTGTTGATCCTACGGAATCTCCTGATGCTTTCACAGTTTCCGGACGTGGAGAACTGCACTTGTCTATTCTCGTTGAGAATATGAGACGGGAAGGCTATGAGCTGCAGCTTTCCAAGCCGAAAGTAATCTTGAAAGAGATCGACGGCGTTCTATGTGAGCCTGTGGAACGTGTGCAAATCGATACACCGGAAGAGTACCAGGGTGCTGTAATGGAGTCCATTGGTTACCGTAAAGGTGAAATGCAGGATATGGTCAACGATGGAAACGGCCAAGTCCGTCTTGAATTCCTTGTACCTTCCCGTGGTTTGATCGGATATTCCACAGAATTCATGACCCAGACACGTGGCTACGGTATTCTAAACCATACGTTCGACGGATACGCACCTATGGCCAAAGGTCAGGTCGGCGGCCGTCGGGAAGGTGTCCTTGTATCTCTTGATAAAGGAAAAGCTTCCACATACGGAATCATGAACTTGGAAGACCGCGGTACGATCTTTGTAGAACCGGGTACAGAAGTTTATGAAGGAATGATTGTCGGTGAGCATAACCGTGAGAACGATCTTACCGTTAACATTACGAAAGAGAAGCACTTGACCAACATCCGTTCTGCTAACAAGGATTCAACCTCTACGATCAAGAAAACACGCCAGATGACTCTGGAGCAGGCAATTGAGTACTTGGATGATGATGAGTATTGCGAAGTTACACCGGAGAGTGTGCGTCTTCGTAAGAAATATCTCAACAAGAACGAACGTGAAAAAATGGCGAAGAAGAAAAAGCTCCAAAATACAGAAATTTAATGACAAAGGCCGCCCTTTCTATGGGGCGGCCTTTTTTTCTTTATTCTTCGATATCCAATGTTTCTTCTTTGTGTCCGTGTATGTCTTCATCCACCTTCTCAAAGTGAACGTTCAACTTGTAGGAACCGGTTTGGGGAAACGTAAACTGTCCTCGGTATTCGCCTGATTCTACAGGATCTGTATCCACATAGGCAGGCTCTTTCATAAATGGTGCAGTAATTTCCAGTCTCACTTCAGCGTCGGAAAAAGGCTCTTCCATATGGTTGATATGAACCGTAAGTAAAGACGGCTCTCCTTGCTTTACGTCTTCTTCGGTTACCAGTTGAACCATGAACATGCTCTCCGCCATTTGTGCGGATCTATCGGAATCATGAGCGTCTTTTGGAAGTTCGTCTCCTGCAGCGATGATCCGCTTCGGCATCGTATGGATATCATCAACTTGTGTATGGGCGATCACTTCATAGGCTCCGTTTTCTTTAAATGTAAAGGATGCTTCATATCTCCCATTACCGACATGTTTTGCTTCCAAAATTTCAGATGTGTCCTGTCCCTTTTCAGAAAACCAGACTTCAAATTTGACGGAGGCGGCATTCTTTACCGGCTGTCCTTCTCTCATTACTTCTGCTTGAAGGACACTTTGTTCGCCGACAGGGAGAGGCTCGTGATCCACTTGGATGACCACCTCGGGGCGGAGAGGGCCTTCCTGTTCTTCATTTGTGGAGCAGGCTGTAACAGCGGTTAATAGTAAGAAAATGATGACAGCGCTCGACCACGATTGTCTTTCCATCCAATCCAGCTCCTTCTTTTCTATGATCTATGATAAGGGTATCATTTTCAGGATGGACATTTCATGGCCTCTTTAGTCGCCTGTTCAAGTAGGATTTATGGA
This sequence is a window from Bacillus sp. SB49. Protein-coding genes within it:
- the typA gene encoding translational GTPase TypA, whose amino-acid sequence is MQHRDDIRNIAIIAHVDHGKTTLVDQMLHYSGTFRDNEHVDERAMDSNDLEKERGITILAKNTAINYNDARINILDTPGHADFGGEVERILKMVDGVLLVVDAYEGCMPQTRFVLKKALEQKLTPVVVLNKIDRPNARPDEVVDEVLDLFIELGADDEQLEFPVVYASALNGTSGDEPEDQQETMDPIFKLIMNNIPAPVDTKDEPLQYQVTLLDYNDYLGRIGIGRVFNGTIKVGQQVSLMKKDGSVKNFRVSKLFGFIGLKRVEIEEAKAGDIIALAGMEDINVGETVCSPEHQEAMEIPRIDEPTLQMTFLVNNSPFAGREGKFVTSRQIEERLMTQLETDVSLRVDPTESPDAFTVSGRGELHLSILVENMRREGYELQLSKPKVILKEIDGVLCEPVERVQIDTPEEYQGAVMESIGYRKGEMQDMVNDGNGQVRLEFLVPSRGLIGYSTEFMTQTRGYGILNHTFDGYAPMAKGQVGGRREGVLVSLDKGKASTYGIMNLEDRGTIFVEPGTEVYEGMIVGEHNRENDLTVNITKEKHLTNIRSANKDSTSTIKKTRQMTLEQAIEYLDDDEYCEVTPESVRLRKKYLNKNEREKMAKKKKLQNTEI
- a CDS encoding FixH family protein, translating into MERQSWSSAVIIFLLLTAVTACSTNEEQEGPLRPEVVIQVDHEPLPVGEQSVLQAEVMREGQPVKNAASVKFEVWFSEKGQDTSEILEAKHVGNGRYEASFTFKENGAYEVIAHTQVDDIHTMPKRIIAAGDELPKDAHDSDRSAQMAESMFMVQLVTEEDVKQGEPSLLTVHINHMEEPFSDAEVRLEITAPFMKEPAYVDTDPVESGEYRGQFTFPQTGSYKLNVHFEKVDEDIHGHKEETLDIEE